In a single window of the Bos taurus isolate L1 Dominette 01449 registration number 42190680 breed Hereford chromosome 23, ARS-UCD2.0, whole genome shotgun sequence genome:
- the LOC112441537 gene encoding LOW QUALITY PROTEIN: epididymal secretory glutathione peroxidase (The sequence of the model RefSeq protein was modified relative to this genomic sequence to represent the inferred CDS: deleted 1 base in 1 codon) — MTIQLRASCLFLFFLAGFVQTNSNLEKMDCYKDVKGTIYDYDAFTLNGKEHIQFKQYAGKHVLFVNVATYCGLTAQYPELNALQEELKPFGLVVLGFPCNQFGKQEPGENSEILPGLKYVRPGGGYVPNFQLFEKGDVNGETEQKVFTFLKQSCPHPSEIMGSIKHISWEPIMVRDIRWNFEKFLVGPDGIPVMRWFHRTPVSTVKTDILAYMKQFKTK, encoded by the exons ATGACTATACAGTTAAGGGCctcttgtctttttctctttttcctagcCGGCTTTGTGCAGACAAATTCCAATCTAGAGAAG aTGGATTGCTACAAAGATGTGAAAGGCACTATCTATGATTATGATGCTTTCACTCTTAATGGAAAGGAACACATTCAGTTCAAGCAATATGCGGGCAAGCATGTCCTTTTTGTCAATGTGGCCACCTATTGTGGTCTGACAGCTCAATATCCTG AACTGAATGCACTACAGGAGGAGCTGAAGCCCTTTGGCCTAGTTGTG TTGGGATTTCCCTGTAACCAATTTGGAAAGCAAGAACCAGGAGAAAACTCAGAAATTCTTCCAGGACTGAA GTATGTCCGTCCAGGAGGAGGATACGTACCTAATTTCCAGCTGTTTGAGAAAGGGGATGTGAATGGTGAAACAGAGCAGAAAGTCTTCACCTTCTTAAAG CAATCCTGTCCTCACCCTTCTGAGATTATGGGCTCAATCAAACATATATCCTGGGAACCCATCATGGTCCGTGACATCCGCTGGAATTTTGAAAAGTTCCTAGTGGGACCTGATGGCATCCCTGTCATGCGCTGGTTTCATCGGACTCCAGTCAGTACAGTCAAGACAGATATCCTGGCATACATGAAACAGTTCAAAACCAAATAA